One window of Pseudomonas sp. FP198 genomic DNA carries:
- a CDS encoding DUF6644 family protein, giving the protein MSAELIIAWIYASPLSTAIRDMSWVVPTVQSVHILAIAVIFGAAVISDLRLAGALATDEPSRGVIARYYPWMRNALGILLLTGLVMIIGEPDRVLVNTTFWLKMLLVIGVFTLAWSIRRPLLRPADGDDEKRPVKALAWLSIVLWCVVIICGRWIAY; this is encoded by the coding sequence ATGTCAGCAGAACTCATCATCGCCTGGATCTACGCGTCACCATTGAGCACCGCCATCAGGGACATGTCCTGGGTCGTGCCGACGGTACAGAGCGTCCATATCCTGGCCATCGCAGTGATCTTCGGCGCCGCGGTGATTTCCGACCTTCGGTTGGCCGGCGCGCTTGCCACCGATGAACCCTCGCGTGGCGTCATCGCGCGTTATTACCCGTGGATGCGCAACGCCCTCGGCATCCTGCTCCTCACCGGGCTGGTGATGATCATTGGCGAGCCGGACCGCGTGCTGGTCAACACCACGTTCTGGCTGAAGATGTTGCTGGTCATTGGCGTGTTCACGCTGGCCTGGTCGATCCGGCGTCCGTTGCTGCGGCCCGCCGATGGCGATGACGAGAAGCGTCCGGTCAAGGCGCTGGCCTGGCTCTCCATTGTTTTGTGGTGCGTCGTGATCATCTGCGGTCGCTGGATCGCCTACTGA
- a CDS encoding MDR family oxidoreductase, translating to MTFKALLCTKTADVISTRLVDFKDEDLMPGDVTVAIEYSTVNYKDALALSGRTPVIRQFPLIPGIDFAGVVESSSHAGFQAGDRVLLNGWGLSQTHHGGFAQKARVSGDWLVKVPEVFSTRQAMAIGTAGYTAMLSVLALEHGGLTPERGDVLVTGANGGAGSVAIALLSGLGYRVIASTGRQEEADYLRDLGAGEIIDRHTLSEPGAPVAKERWAGVIDSVGSHTLVNALAQTRYRGVVAAFGLAQGADLPGSVLPFILRNVTLAGIDSVNAPQEVRLQAWSRLARDLDVNKLARTTQVVGLAQVPEVAAQVLEGKVRGRTVVDVNA from the coding sequence ATGACCTTCAAAGCGCTGCTTTGCACCAAAACCGCTGACGTGATTTCCACCCGCCTGGTCGACTTCAAGGACGAGGACCTGATGCCCGGCGACGTCACCGTCGCGATCGAGTACTCCACCGTCAATTACAAGGACGCCTTGGCGCTTAGCGGTCGCACACCAGTGATCCGCCAATTTCCGCTGATCCCCGGCATCGACTTTGCCGGCGTTGTCGAAAGCTCCAGTCATGCCGGTTTCCAGGCTGGCGATCGGGTGCTGCTCAACGGTTGGGGGCTGAGCCAGACCCACCACGGCGGCTTTGCCCAGAAGGCGCGGGTGAGCGGCGACTGGCTGGTGAAGGTTCCGGAAGTTTTTTCGACCCGCCAGGCCATGGCCATCGGCACCGCCGGCTACACCGCGATGCTCAGCGTGTTGGCTCTGGAACATGGCGGCCTGACGCCTGAGCGTGGCGACGTTCTGGTGACCGGCGCCAACGGCGGCGCGGGCTCGGTGGCAATCGCACTGTTGTCCGGCCTGGGCTATCGGGTGATTGCCTCGACCGGCCGCCAGGAAGAAGCCGATTACCTGCGCGATCTCGGTGCCGGCGAGATCATCGATCGCCATACCTTGTCCGAGCCGGGTGCTCCGGTTGCCAAGGAGCGTTGGGCCGGCGTCATCGATTCGGTCGGCAGCCATACCCTGGTCAATGCCTTGGCACAGACTCGATATCGTGGCGTTGTCGCCGCTTTCGGCCTGGCCCAGGGGGCGGATCTGCCCGGCTCGGTGCTGCCCTTCATCCTGCGCAACGTGACCCTTGCCGGTATCGATTCGGTGAATGCTCCGCAAGAGGTTCGCCTGCAAGCATGGTCGCGACTGGCCCGGGATCTCGACGTGAACAAGCTCGCCCGGACCACCCAGGTCGTCGGCCTGGCGCAGGTTCCAGAGGTCGCCGCTCAGGTGCTGGAAGGAAAGGTGCGCGGGCGTACGGTCGTTGATGTGAACGCATAG
- a CDS encoding M10 family metallopeptidase, which translates to MPSPFFGYSSVSSASLTGNAQVDSLLYGTYWSGNSTNNCMPVTSLTYSFITDNSRFTFDYSNNNEDLATYVLTPAQQNSVVSALGAWSSVANIQFTQVGESFSNVGDLRFGGYQGMDDGVAAWAYMPGTSPTAGDVWIGPSTNDPAPVKGSYDYLTFVHEIGHALGLKHPFSTSGFNPTVLATEFDDVRYTVMSYNDPYLYEPTTPMLLDIAAIQSLYGANNQWQTGNNTYSWAAGQSVFETIWDAGGNDTIDASNQAAAVRINLNEGAFSKIGQAFLNVNTLTLFNEGLAIAYGAKIENAVGSAYDDTLIGNELGNVLNGLGGADTLDGGAGNDSYYIDSLSDTIIERDASLTQIDSVLSAVSYTLGANFENLKLIGSGNLNATGNALNNRITGNAEANIIDGGSGVDTLTGGAGGDTYLVDNVGDVINEASTVADEIDTVVSSVAWRLGNNLENLTLTGDANVNAAGNELSNVLTGNAGNNVVNGGAGQDTLIGGLGDDNYVVDNAGDTVVELADEGHDLIRTSVNYTLSANIEDGQLLYNDSLTLIGNALDNRLTGNSAGNVLNGLGGADILDGGAGNDSYYIDSLSDTIIERDASLTEIDSVLSTVSYTLGANFENLKLIGSGNLNATGNALNNRITGNAEANILDGGSGADTLTGGAGGDTYLVDNVGDVINEASTVADEIDTVRSSVAWRLGNNLENLTLIGNANVNAGGNELSNVLTGNAGNNVVNGGAGQDTLIGGLGDDNYVVDNAGDTVVELADEGHDLIRTSVNYTLSANIEDGQLLYTDSLTLIGNALDNRLTGNSAANILDGLGGADTLEGGAGADTYVVDNVGDVVNEASTVADEIDTVVSSVAWRLGNNLENLTLTGNANVNAGGNELSNVLTGNAGNNVVNGGAGQDTLIGGLGDDNYVVDNAGDTVVELADEGHDLIRTSVNYTLSANIEDGQLLYTDSLTLIGNGLDNRLTGNSAANVLDGLGGADTLEGGAGNDQLEGGAGNDILIGGIGTDTLIGGDGADQFVFTALDDLGSGSARDVIFDFSALQGDKIDLSGLDADTLTALNDTFSFIDSADFTGAGQLRFVDHVLYGNVNGDLNADFEIQLLGVNSLSSNDLLA; encoded by the coding sequence ATGCCCAGTCCATTTTTCGGTTATTCATCTGTTTCGTCTGCCAGCCTGACCGGCAATGCGCAAGTCGATAGTTTGCTTTACGGCACTTATTGGTCAGGCAATTCCACGAACAATTGCATGCCCGTTACCTCATTGACGTACAGCTTCATTACCGATAATTCACGTTTCACCTTCGATTACAGCAACAACAACGAGGACCTGGCCACCTACGTCCTGACTCCGGCCCAGCAGAACAGCGTCGTCAGCGCGCTGGGTGCGTGGAGTTCGGTTGCCAACATTCAGTTCACGCAGGTCGGCGAATCCTTCAGCAATGTCGGTGACTTGCGATTTGGTGGTTACCAAGGGATGGATGACGGTGTCGCCGCCTGGGCTTATATGCCTGGCACCAGCCCTACTGCCGGTGATGTCTGGATCGGCCCGTCGACGAATGATCCAGCGCCCGTCAAAGGATCCTACGACTACTTGACCTTTGTGCATGAGATCGGGCACGCGCTGGGCCTCAAACATCCGTTTTCCACCAGCGGCTTCAATCCCACGGTGCTTGCTACCGAGTTTGACGACGTACGTTACACCGTCATGAGTTACAACGACCCGTACCTCTATGAACCGACCACGCCGATGCTGCTCGACATCGCCGCCATACAGAGCCTTTATGGGGCGAATAACCAATGGCAGACCGGGAATAACACCTATAGCTGGGCTGCTGGCCAGTCGGTTTTCGAGACGATCTGGGATGCCGGCGGCAATGACACCATCGACGCGAGTAATCAGGCGGCAGCGGTACGCATCAATCTGAATGAGGGCGCGTTCAGCAAGATCGGCCAGGCGTTCTTGAACGTCAACACGCTGACTCTCTTCAACGAAGGGTTGGCAATCGCCTATGGCGCAAAAATCGAGAATGCGGTCGGTTCAGCCTACGATGACACGCTGATCGGTAACGAACTGGGCAACGTACTCAACGGCCTCGGTGGTGCGGACACCCTCGACGGCGGCGCCGGTAACGACAGTTATTACATCGACAGCCTGTCCGACACGATCATTGAGCGAGATGCCTCGCTCACGCAGATCGACAGTGTCCTTTCAGCCGTCAGCTATACCCTGGGTGCCAACTTCGAAAACCTGAAGCTGATCGGCAGCGGCAACCTGAATGCAACCGGCAACGCCCTGAACAACCGCATCACCGGGAACGCCGAGGCCAATATCATCGACGGTGGCAGTGGTGTGGATACCCTGACCGGCGGCGCTGGTGGTGACACCTACCTCGTCGACAACGTCGGCGATGTCATCAACGAAGCCAGCACCGTGGCCGATGAAATCGACACCGTCGTTTCATCGGTGGCCTGGCGACTGGGCAACAACCTGGAAAACCTGACGTTGACCGGCGACGCCAACGTCAACGCCGCCGGCAACGAACTGTCCAACGTGCTGACCGGCAACGCCGGCAACAACGTCGTCAATGGTGGAGCGGGGCAGGACACGCTGATAGGCGGCCTGGGGGACGACAACTACGTGGTCGACAATGCTGGCGACACGGTCGTCGAGCTTGCCGACGAAGGTCATGACCTGATCCGTACCTCGGTAAACTACACCTTGTCAGCCAATATCGAAGACGGCCAGCTGCTCTATAACGATTCCCTCACGCTTATCGGCAACGCGCTGGACAACAGACTGACCGGTAACAGTGCCGGCAACGTGCTCAACGGCCTCGGTGGTGCGGACATCCTCGACGGCGGTGCCGGCAACGACAGTTATTACATCGACAGCCTGTCCGACACGATCATTGAGCGAGATGCTTCGCTTACGGAGATCGACAGTGTTCTTTCAACCGTCAGCTATACCCTGGGTGCCAACTTCGAGAACCTGAAGTTGATCGGCAGCGGCAACCTGAATGCAACCGGCAACGCGCTGAACAACCGCATCACCGGGAACGCCGAGGCCAATATCCTCGACGGCGGCAGTGGTGCGGATACCCTGACCGGCGGCGCTGGTGGTGACACCTACCTCGTCGACAACGTCGGCGATGTCATCAACGAAGCCAGCACCGTGGCCGATGAAATCGACACCGTTCGTTCATCGGTGGCCTGGCGACTGGGCAACAACCTGGAAAACCTGACGTTGATCGGCAACGCCAACGTCAACGCCGGCGGCAACGAACTGTCCAACGTGCTGACCGGCAACGCCGGCAACAACGTCGTCAATGGCGGAGCGGGGCAGGACACGCTGATAGGCGGCCTGGGGGATGACAACTACGTGGTCGACAATGCTGGCGACACGGTCGTCGAGCTTGCCGACGAAGGTCATGACCTGATCCGTACCTCGGTGAACTACACCTTGTCGGCCAATATCGAAGACGGCCAGTTGCTCTATACCGACTCCCTCACGCTTATCGGCAACGCGCTGGACAACAGGCTGACCGGTAACAGCGCCGCCAACATACTCGATGGCCTTGGTGGTGCGGATACCCTGGAAGGGGGCGCCGGTGCTGATACTTACGTGGTCGACAACGTCGGTGATGTCGTCAATGAAGCGAGCACCGTGGCCGATGAAATCGACACCGTCGTTTCATCGGTGGCCTGGCGACTGGGCAACAACCTGGAAAACCTGACGTTGACCGGCAACGCCAACGTCAACGCCGGCGGCAACGAACTGTCCAACGTGCTGACCGGCAACGCCGGCAACAACGTCGTCAATGGCGGAGCGGGGCAGGACACGCTGATAGGCGGCCTGGGGGATGACAACTACGTGGTCGACAATGCTGGCGACACGGTCGTCGAGCTTGCCGACGAAGGTCATGACCTGATCCGTACCTCGGTGAACTACACCTTGTCGGCCAATATCGAAGACGGCCAGTTGCTCTATACCGACTCCCTCACGCTTATCGGCAACGGGCTGGACAACAGACTGACCGGTAACAGCGCAGCCAACGTACTCGATGGCCTGGGTGGTGCGGACACCCTGGAAGGTGGTGCCGGCAACGACCAGCTCGAAGGCGGCGCTGGCAATGACATACTCATCGGCGGGATTGGAACAGACACCCTCATCGGTGGTGATGGAGCCGACCAGTTTGTTTTCACTGCGCTCGATGACCTGGGCAGCGGTAGCGCGCGTGATGTCATTTTTGATTTCAGCGCTCTGCAGGGCGATAAAATCGATCTTTCGGGATTGGATGCCGACACACTGACCGCGCTGAACGATACGTTCAGCTTTATCGACTCGGCTGATTTTACCGGGGCCGGGCAATTACGCTTCGTCGACCACGTGCTTTACGGCAACGTCAATGGCGACCTGAACGCGGATTTCGAGATTCAGTTGCTAGGCGTCAATTCCTTGAGCTCGAACGATCTGCTGGCTTGA
- a CDS encoding DUF6152 family protein yields the protein MSPLPLLRQGLCLLAVVACSALPSVVTAHHSFALFDQTRTVTVKGVVERFAWTNPHVTIYLDTPGPPPQRFKIETGSVNALQRAGWSADSIKAGESAEVTFKPLKNGDPGGLLLEIRIGEVVLSGGG from the coding sequence ATGTCCCCATTACCGCTGCTACGTCAGGGGCTTTGCCTGCTGGCCGTCGTCGCCTGCAGTGCCCTGCCATCGGTAGTTACCGCCCACCATTCATTTGCGCTTTTCGACCAGACCAGGACGGTCACGGTCAAGGGCGTCGTCGAGCGCTTCGCCTGGACCAATCCGCACGTCACGATTTACCTCGATACGCCCGGCCCGCCGCCCCAGCGATTCAAGATCGAGACCGGCAGCGTCAACGCTTTGCAGCGCGCCGGCTGGAGCGCCGACTCGATCAAGGCCGGCGAGAGCGCCGAGGTGACCTTCAAACCGCTGAAAAACGGTGACCCGGGCGGGTTGCTGCTGGAAATCAGGATCGGTGAAGTCGTGCTCTCTGGCGGCGGATAG
- a CDS encoding alginate export family protein yields the protein MRTPPYALSISLLAVCTLEPQAQAYEFYSEDDGATVLNADLWAGFGWFGSEKNYLANPQEEPGSMRWQEGFAKYGVNGTTNKLGVGSVYGGFSLISTGSWGDGDAGSLTVGDERRTAVEDAYLGWKSGDLIPALGTDGVDFSFGRQIVTVDGFLITDDGFAPGKAFSPIAGVADGRFDRGGAFYLGPRLAFGNTAVLKLGGTQGLHGSLIWLKSDNPGQSETEVAAATLDYTTPIGSIGSTYVHGLDVNERYAFADRLERKGMDIYSIRGQGNAGIVNADFAFEVARQEKRSGSQRAMFFDAGYTFTEARWQPAVSYRYSRYSQGWDFLFQGGFRKRYQGEVAANYAASVTSNMQINDVLLSVQPTDRLTLNAMYFHYDQLSDRDAQDFSAREVDLYLDWSVTDNVTLSPLVGFYKPRKWLGDGGLQSGSASTNTYLQFIVWVTF from the coding sequence ATGCGCACCCCCCCTTATGCCCTGTCAATTTCACTGCTCGCAGTCTGTACATTGGAGCCGCAGGCACAGGCCTATGAGTTCTACAGCGAGGACGATGGTGCAACCGTGCTGAACGCCGATCTCTGGGCGGGGTTCGGCTGGTTCGGCAGTGAGAAGAATTATCTTGCCAACCCGCAGGAGGAACCCGGCAGCATGCGGTGGCAGGAAGGCTTCGCCAAGTACGGTGTAAACGGCACGACCAACAAGCTCGGTGTCGGCTCGGTCTACGGTGGGTTCAGCCTGATCAGCACAGGGTCCTGGGGCGATGGCGACGCCGGAAGCCTCACGGTCGGTGATGAAAGAAGAACCGCCGTGGAGGACGCCTACCTGGGCTGGAAATCAGGTGACCTTATCCCGGCGCTAGGGACTGACGGCGTTGATTTCTCCTTCGGCCGACAAATCGTCACGGTGGATGGATTCCTGATCACCGACGACGGCTTTGCGCCCGGCAAGGCCTTCAGCCCCATCGCCGGCGTCGCGGATGGCCGGTTCGATCGGGGCGGTGCCTTCTACCTTGGCCCACGACTGGCGTTCGGCAACACCGCGGTCCTGAAACTGGGCGGAACGCAGGGGCTCCACGGCAGCCTGATATGGCTGAAATCGGACAACCCCGGGCAGTCGGAGACCGAAGTGGCGGCTGCGACCCTCGACTACACGACGCCCATCGGCTCGATCGGTTCGACGTATGTACACGGCCTCGATGTCAACGAGCGATACGCCTTTGCCGATCGACTTGAACGCAAGGGTATGGACATCTACAGCATCCGTGGCCAGGGCAATGCGGGCATCGTGAATGCCGACTTCGCCTTCGAAGTGGCGCGCCAGGAAAAACGTTCCGGGTCGCAGCGGGCGATGTTCTTCGATGCGGGCTACACCTTCACCGAGGCTCGATGGCAACCGGCGGTGAGCTATCGGTATTCACGCTATTCGCAAGGTTGGGACTTTCTCTTCCAGGGCGGTTTTCGCAAACGCTACCAGGGTGAGGTCGCGGCGAATTATGCCGCCTCGGTGACCTCGAACATGCAGATCAACGACGTGCTGCTCTCGGTCCAGCCGACTGACAGGCTGACTCTCAACGCCATGTACTTTCACTACGACCAGCTCTCCGACCGCGACGCGCAGGATTTCAGCGCGCGGGAGGTCGACCTGTACCTGGATTGGAGTGTGACCGACAACGTCACGCTTTCGCCGCTGGTGGGTTTCTACAAACCGAGGAAGTGGCTGGGCGACGGCGGTCTGCAAAGCGGCAGCGCCTCGACCAACACGTATCTGCAGTTCATCGTGTGGGTGACGTTCTGA
- a CDS encoding DUF6644 family protein yields the protein MDLQALLQPLEASALAAQIRESASVFPALESVHVIGIALVFGTIAVVDLRLLGIASHRRSALRLIEELLPYTWVAFAACLITGLLMFVSNATTYAQNSVFWWKMGVLLLAGLNMGIFHLGAYRRIDEWDTTLPPPGPARLAGFSSLTLWVSVICLGRWIGFV from the coding sequence ATGGATCTTCAAGCATTACTGCAACCCCTCGAGGCCAGCGCATTAGCCGCCCAGATCCGCGAGTCGGCTTCCGTTTTTCCCGCCCTGGAATCGGTACACGTGATCGGCATTGCCCTCGTGTTCGGAACCATCGCCGTTGTCGACTTGCGCCTGCTTGGCATTGCCTCCCATCGTCGAAGCGCGCTACGGCTTATCGAGGAATTGCTGCCCTACACCTGGGTCGCCTTCGCCGCCTGCTTGATCACCGGGCTGCTGATGTTTGTCTCCAACGCGACCACCTATGCGCAGAACAGCGTGTTCTGGTGGAAGATGGGCGTGTTGCTGCTGGCGGGGCTCAATATGGGGATATTCCACCTGGGCGCCTATCGCCGCATCGATGAATGGGACACGACACTGCCGCCCCCCGGCCCGGCGCGCCTCGCAGGTTTCAGCTCGTTGACGCTGTGGGTGAGCGTGATCTGCCTGGGCCGCTGGATCGGGTTCGTCTGA
- a CDS encoding alpha/beta hydrolase domain-containing protein yields the protein MKRSIAISLLRPTLPGALLSLILMFDAFAEVPRMPTAIAVPPSGKPPLSSAKYPGTEHSDLEKYDYIEEEFYLQGVAPAITAAGETLLEAPYTTRLLVRRPADPARFNGTVVIEPFSWFGERGAGWILTRNYLLRRGYAYVGYTLNMNKPAVDPKFISETAAAEAEQIAQYGRIVNLEFMRRFDYSRYAPLGAYYDPQRFTRGEGPDPFIPQSQGIAAQLALLLKTDGPQSPLAGFDVQRIYVNSWAVTAQVWMDYLDQGRHQQWRMPDARPLIDGYMTGRMAYGEVGGEVIRMPSRMPEGVPFVTVYSQSELMHDILEGIDLPADTDSPQVRYYEVTGMPHLRLADLGTEHTERVAADIGKGDDPQCRTLYDEPAELVVSALLDGLDKWVRERKPMPKAARVVREGKSAARDPATHNLQGGVRPPWVQVPSATYLTEQETGCGLIYDTKVPYSREMLRQRYANFSQYEQAFEDAKSVSVKQRYLLPEDAPGLRPIARPEDF from the coding sequence TTGAAACGATCGATAGCCATCAGCCTCCTTCGGCCAACGCTGCCCGGCGCCCTGCTCTCGCTGATCCTCATGTTCGACGCGTTCGCCGAGGTGCCACGCATGCCCACCGCCATCGCGGTGCCGCCCTCCGGCAAGCCACCGTTGTCGTCGGCGAAGTACCCGGGCACCGAACACAGCGACCTGGAGAAATACGACTACATCGAGGAAGAGTTTTACCTGCAAGGCGTCGCCCCGGCCATTACCGCTGCGGGCGAAACGCTGCTGGAGGCGCCTTACACCACACGCCTGCTGGTACGCAGACCGGCAGATCCCGCACGCTTCAATGGCACGGTGGTGATCGAGCCGTTCAGCTGGTTTGGCGAACGCGGCGCCGGATGGATCCTGACTCGCAACTACTTGCTGCGTCGAGGTTACGCTTACGTCGGGTACACGCTGAACATGAACAAGCCGGCGGTCGATCCCAAGTTCATCTCGGAGACCGCGGCGGCCGAAGCCGAGCAGATCGCCCAGTACGGACGGATCGTGAACCTCGAATTCATGCGTCGTTTCGACTACTCACGCTACGCCCCACTGGGTGCCTACTACGATCCCCAGCGCTTCACTCGTGGCGAAGGCCCCGACCCCTTCATTCCACAATCCCAGGGCATCGCGGCGCAACTGGCGTTGCTGTTGAAGACCGATGGACCACAGAGCCCCTTGGCTGGCTTCGATGTGCAGCGCATCTATGTCAACAGCTGGGCAGTGACAGCGCAGGTCTGGATGGACTATCTCGACCAGGGCCGGCATCAGCAATGGCGCATGCCCGACGCACGGCCGCTGATCGATGGCTACATGACGGGACGCATGGCCTATGGCGAGGTCGGCGGCGAGGTCATCCGGATGCCAAGCCGGATGCCCGAGGGCGTACCGTTCGTGACCGTCTACAGCCAGTCCGAGCTGATGCACGACATTCTCGAAGGCATCGATCTGCCAGCGGATACTGACAGCCCACAGGTTCGCTATTACGAAGTGACCGGTATGCCACATCTACGGCTGGCTGACCTCGGTACGGAGCATACCGAACGGGTCGCGGCCGATATCGGCAAGGGTGACGACCCACAGTGCCGGACGCTGTACGACGAACCCGCGGAGCTGGTCGTCTCGGCGCTCCTCGATGGCCTGGACAAATGGGTCCGCGAGCGCAAACCCATGCCCAAGGCTGCGCGCGTCGTCCGCGAGGGCAAATCCGCCGCCCGCGATCCCGCCACCCACAACCTGCAAGGCGGTGTACGCCCGCCGTGGGTCCAGGTGCCCAGCGCGACCTACCTGACTGAACAGGAAACCGGCTGCGGGCTGATCTACGACACCAAGGTGCCCTACTCCAGGGAAATGCTTCGCCAGCGCTACGCAAACTTCAGCCAATACGAGCAAGCTTTCGAAGACGCCAAGAGCGTATCGGTCAAGCAACGCTATCTCCTTCCGGAAGACGCGCCGGGCCTGCGTCCGATCGCAAGGCCGGAAGACTTCTAA
- a CDS encoding cytochrome b, whose protein sequence is MNPANQTAVDRYPTSLRLLHWVRAVLIAGLLWAGWHMTGLDDEVASKYELYYPWHKSFGVLAFLLVLVQIVLRVRTPRLPQPPESLARYERISSRLAHRTLYALLVIVPLMGYSMSSTYTMSDGVFFFGVNLPELLGKNDDWFVVFQWLHKVLAYTLLGLILVHVAGALKHRFLDRDPRRDVLRRML, encoded by the coding sequence ATGAATCCGGCAAATCAAACAGCTGTTGATCGGTATCCGACGTCCCTGCGACTCCTGCATTGGGTGCGCGCCGTGCTCATCGCTGGCCTGCTCTGGGCAGGCTGGCACATGACCGGGCTGGATGACGAAGTGGCGAGCAAGTACGAGCTTTATTATCCGTGGCACAAATCGTTCGGGGTGTTGGCATTCTTGCTGGTGCTGGTCCAGATCGTCTTGCGCGTGCGAACCCCCAGGCTGCCGCAGCCGCCGGAATCATTGGCGCGCTATGAACGGATATCGTCAAGGCTTGCGCACCGTACCTTGTATGCGCTGCTGGTGATCGTGCCGTTGATGGGCTATTCGATGTCGAGCACCTACACGATGAGCGACGGGGTGTTCTTCTTTGGCGTTAACCTTCCGGAGCTGCTTGGAAAAAATGACGATTGGTTCGTCGTCTTCCAATGGCTGCACAAGGTGCTCGCCTACACGCTGCTCGGCCTGATCCTGGTGCATGTCGCCGGCGCGCTCAAGCACCGGTTCCTCGACCGCGATCCCCGACGCGACGTGCTGCGCCGCATGCTCTGA
- a CDS encoding oxidoreductase, with protein MTITKSVALVTGASSGIGEAIANKLAAAGYTVYGTSRRGTPAVHQAFSMLALDVTDDASVEAAVGELLRREGRIDLLVNNAGFGLAPAAAEESSIEQAKAVFDTNFLGVVRMTRAVVPHMRRQGVGRIINIGSILGVVSVPYVALYVASKHAVDGYSQALDHELRTHGIRVVVIEPGYTRTAFESNSLQADAKLDVYEDIRVKVTKVVNQAMATAEGPDVVADVVLKAARAERPKLRYTAGKTAAQLQFMRRFAPAGVLDTGIRKALQLA; from the coding sequence ATGACCATTACTAAATCCGTAGCGTTGGTGACCGGCGCTTCGTCCGGCATCGGTGAGGCCATCGCGAACAAGCTCGCGGCGGCCGGCTACACCGTATATGGCACCAGCCGGCGAGGTACACCGGCGGTTCATCAGGCATTTTCGATGCTGGCGCTGGACGTAACCGACGACGCCAGCGTCGAAGCCGCTGTCGGCGAGCTGCTGCGCCGGGAAGGGCGCATCGATTTGCTGGTCAACAATGCCGGTTTCGGACTCGCCCCGGCCGCGGCGGAAGAAAGCTCGATCGAGCAGGCCAAGGCCGTCTTCGATACCAATTTCCTCGGTGTCGTGCGCATGACCCGCGCCGTTGTGCCCCACATGCGACGTCAGGGCGTCGGTCGAATCATCAACATCGGCTCCATTCTTGGTGTCGTATCCGTACCTTATGTGGCGCTCTACGTGGCCAGCAAACATGCGGTGGATGGCTATTCTCAAGCGCTGGATCACGAGTTGCGTACCCATGGCATCCGGGTGGTCGTCATCGAGCCCGGCTATACGCGCACGGCATTCGAAAGCAACAGCCTGCAGGCTGACGCCAAGCTGGACGTGTATGAGGACATTCGGGTTAAGGTAACCAAGGTCGTCAACCAGGCGATGGCGACCGCCGAGGGCCCCGACGTGGTGGCTGACGTGGTGCTCAAGGCGGCTCGCGCCGAGCGGCCGAAGCTGCGTTACACCGCCGGCAAGACAGCCGCGCAGTTGCAGTTCATGCGTCGCTTCGCGCCGGCTGGCGTGCTGGACACGGGCATCCGCAAGGCCCTGCAGCTCGCGTGA